The following are encoded together in the bacterium genome:
- a CDS encoding Xaa-Pro peptidase family protein: protein MTYHQFLAGQHELQPRRVFSTSGTDWQGRVNFDRLRSERLARAREMMAKHDLGALILFVGENVRYTTGVYQGNWKNNIFIRYAVLPRGGDPVLFETVGSDMVCAEIDAPWLTEIRPAITWKWSEGAEPEMAARMAGSIADVLREAGVHKEKIGIDIMDMVAYQALTQEGLNIVNGWPAMSQARVIKTQDELECHKISAAHGDAAMYMAKHEWARPGVREAEVCAKVNEYLYRSGFDFVYDIIVASGGNTSPYRRWHTDKIIRQGDLMIIDINAVGPGGYFIDFVRCWKVASPPTQKEKDLYRECYDSLYAAIGAVRAGATSADVAKHFPVYDDDKYGSVSLQQFAHSIGLSLYEGMWISRAYSLKYPAELKQNMYFAIETFAGHAGLEQTVRLEENIVVTETGHERFTLCEHADDMMA, encoded by the coding sequence ATGACGTACCATCAGTTCCTCGCCGGGCAGCACGAACTGCAACCCCGGCGTGTCTTCAGCACCTCGGGCACCGACTGGCAGGGCCGTGTCAACTTCGACCGGCTGCGGAGCGAGCGGCTGGCCCGCGCCCGGGAGATGATGGCCAAGCACGACCTCGGCGCGCTCATTCTGTTCGTCGGCGAGAACGTCCGCTACACGACCGGCGTCTACCAGGGCAACTGGAAGAACAACATCTTCATCCGCTACGCGGTCCTCCCGCGCGGAGGGGACCCGGTGCTGTTCGAGACGGTGGGGAGCGACATGGTCTGCGCCGAGATCGACGCGCCGTGGTTGACGGAGATCCGGCCGGCGATCACCTGGAAGTGGTCCGAGGGCGCGGAGCCCGAGATGGCGGCGCGGATGGCCGGGTCGATCGCGGACGTGCTGCGCGAGGCCGGCGTGCACAAGGAAAAGATCGGCATCGACATCATGGACATGGTGGCATATCAGGCGCTCACCCAGGAGGGCCTCAACATCGTGAACGGCTGGCCGGCGATGTCGCAGGCGCGTGTCATCAAGACGCAGGACGAGTTGGAGTGCCACAAGATCTCCGCCGCGCACGGCGACGCGGCGATGTACATGGCGAAGCACGAGTGGGCCCGGCCCGGCGTGCGCGAAGCCGAGGTCTGCGCCAAGGTGAACGAGTACTTGTACCGGAGCGGCTTCGACTTCGTCTACGACATCATCGTCGCCTCTGGCGGCAACACGAGCCCGTACCGCCGCTGGCACACGGACAAGATCATCCGTCAGGGCGACCTGATGATCATCGACATCAACGCCGTCGGCCCGGGCGGCTATTTCATCGACTTCGTGCGCTGCTGGAAAGTCGCCTCACCGCCGACCCAAAAGGAGAAGGACCTCTACCGGGAGTGTTACGATTCCCTCTACGCCGCGATCGGCGCCGTCCGGGCGGGGGCGACGAGCGCGGACGTCGCGAAGCACTTCCCGGTCTACGACGACGATAAGTACGGCAGCGTCTCCCTGCAGCAGTTCGCGCACAGCATCGGCCTCAGCCTGTACGAGGGGATGTGGATCTCGCGCGCCTACTCGCTCAAGTACCCGGCGGAGCTCAAGCAGAACATGTACTTCGCGATCGAGACCTTCGCGGGGCACGCCGGCCTCGAGCAGACGGTGCGCCTCGAAGAAAACATCGTCGTGACAGAGACCGGCCACGAGCGGTTCACCCTTTGCGAGCATGCCGACGACATGATGGCATGA
- a CDS encoding Xaa-Pro peptidase family protein has protein sequence MTWSRGAGAADYEARVDMARLRAGRVERARHAIAAANLDAVLVWKEENVRYLTSLRPQIIAGKNGVLNGALCTRDGTVALLISGGDRDRAEATMPWVGDWETIPILEEPGLIRHVASEIIPGLLRRRGLRGARVGIDLASKLLMDALAETCVDIRWVDGDAAMQAARRIKTADELALIEEATAIAEAVTATATAAAREGVRECEVAGEALRTLYRLGGESPHVTTPFVASGERMAPPTRLATDKLIREGDLVFIDIGAMWNGYFGDIGRTVVCGEPSPEQRRIYRAVWDGLQAGIEAMRPGATNAEVASVIRARAGSHGLGDRFLSLFIGHGIGCGSNEPPYIGEAFPGAATVPLEAGMVFAVEPLIWLPGVRGGGGVRLEDMVAVTEAGSRRISRSAYCAALLA, from the coding sequence TTGACCTGGTCGCGCGGCGCCGGCGCCGCCGATTACGAGGCGCGCGTCGACATGGCGCGCCTGCGCGCCGGGCGGGTCGAGCGGGCGCGGCACGCCATCGCGGCGGCGAACCTCGACGCCGTGCTCGTCTGGAAGGAAGAGAACGTCCGGTACCTCACGAGCCTGCGGCCGCAGATCATCGCCGGCAAGAACGGGGTGCTGAACGGCGCGCTGTGCACCCGGGACGGCACGGTCGCGCTGCTCATCTCGGGCGGCGACCGCGACCGCGCCGAGGCCACGATGCCGTGGGTGGGCGATTGGGAGACGATTCCGATCCTCGAAGAGCCCGGCCTCATCCGTCACGTCGCCTCGGAGATCATCCCGGGCCTGCTGCGCCGCCGGGGGCTCCGCGGCGCGCGCGTCGGCATCGACCTGGCGAGCAAGCTGCTGATGGACGCGCTGGCGGAGACGTGCGTCGACATCCGCTGGGTGGACGGCGACGCGGCGATGCAGGCGGCGCGGCGCATCAAGACCGCGGACGAGCTCGCGCTCATCGAAGAGGCGACCGCGATCGCCGAGGCGGTCACGGCGACCGCGACCGCCGCCGCGCGCGAGGGGGTGCGGGAGTGCGAGGTCGCGGGGGAAGCGCTCCGGACCTTGTACCGGCTCGGCGGGGAGTCGCCCCACGTCACGACGCCGTTCGTGGCGAGCGGCGAGCGGATGGCGCCGCCCACCCGCCTCGCGACCGACAAACTGATCCGCGAGGGCGATCTCGTCTTCATCGACATCGGCGCGATGTGGAACGGCTATTTCGGCGACATCGGCCGCACGGTGGTCTGCGGCGAGCCCTCGCCGGAGCAGCGGCGCATTTACCGGGCGGTGTGGGACGGCCTGCAGGCGGGCATCGAGGCGATGCGGCCGGGTGCCACCAACGCCGAGGTGGCTTCGGTGATCCGGGCCCGCGCCGGATCCCACGGCCTCGGTGACCGTTTCCTCAGCCTCTTCATCGGCCACGGAATCGGGTGCGGGTCCAACGAGCCCCCGTATATCGGCGAAGCGTTTCCCGGCGCGGCGACCGTGCCGCTCGAAGCCGGCATGGTATTCGCGGTCGAGCCCCTCATCTGGCTGCCCGGCGTGCGGGGCGGCGGAGGGGTACGGCTGGAGGACATGGTGGCCGTGACGGAAGCGGGGTCACGGCGGATTTCGCGAAGTGCCTACTGCGCGGCGCTGCTCGCGTAG
- a CDS encoding Gfo/Idh/MocA family oxidoreductase translates to MSLGWGIIGTGGFAGSATAPAIQALGDQGSLIAAVSRDRGRADAFAAQHGAKRAYTDYADLLRDRDVDIVYISTPNAQHAEQALAAARAGKHVLCEKPLALSVSDARRMVEAFEAAGLKLGTHFQTRHHTAFVETKRLLQRRAIGDVILVQIEASSGANPFRSWRADPQLAGLGSINNIAVHPFDLVRHLLGSEVREVTAMTDVARGAELEHMVLALLRFQNGAMAYVNANQKVPNFQPDIDIYGTAGRILGVDCTRPFRDGELRVLTAAGEQVTKHSSKDAVVRSVAAFNDAVKQDHEPNASGLDGLRSVQLTDAVVRSAREGRLVEVAY, encoded by the coding sequence GTGTCACTCGGATGGGGCATCATCGGGACCGGCGGCTTCGCCGGCAGCGCCACCGCGCCGGCGATCCAGGCGCTCGGCGATCAGGGCTCGCTGATCGCCGCGGTCAGCCGCGACCGGGGCCGCGCCGACGCGTTCGCGGCGCAGCACGGCGCCAAGCGGGCGTATACGGACTACGCGGACCTGCTGCGCGACCGCGACGTCGATATCGTCTACATCTCCACCCCGAACGCCCAGCACGCGGAGCAGGCCCTCGCGGCCGCGCGCGCCGGCAAGCACGTGCTCTGCGAGAAGCCGCTTGCGCTTTCGGTGAGTGACGCGCGGCGCATGGTCGAAGCGTTCGAGGCGGCGGGCCTGAAGCTCGGCACGCACTTTCAGACGCGCCATCACACCGCGTTCGTCGAGACGAAGCGTCTGCTGCAGCGGCGCGCGATCGGGGACGTGATCCTCGTGCAGATCGAAGCGAGCTCCGGCGCGAATCCATTCCGGTCCTGGCGCGCCGACCCACAGCTCGCCGGACTGGGCTCGATCAACAACATCGCGGTCCACCCCTTCGATTTGGTGCGCCACCTGCTGGGGTCCGAGGTCCGGGAAGTGACGGCGATGACGGACGTGGCCCGGGGTGCCGAATTGGAGCACATGGTCCTCGCGCTGCTGCGCTTTCAGAACGGCGCGATGGCCTACGTCAACGCAAACCAGAAGGTGCCGAACTTCCAGCCGGACATCGACATTTACGGTACTGCGGGCCGCATCCTCGGCGTCGACTGCACGCGGCCCTTCCGTGACGGCGAGCTCCGCGTCCTCACCGCGGCCGGCGAGCAGGTCACCAAGCATTCCAGCAAGGACGCGGTCGTGCGGTCGGTGGCCGCGTTCAACGATGCCGTCAAGCAGGATCACGAGCCGAACGCCTCGGGGTTGGACGGTCTGCGCAGCGTGCAGTTGACCGACGCGGTGGTCCGATCGGCACGCGAGGGCCGCCTCGTCGAGGTCGCGTATTGA
- a CDS encoding MFS transporter, producing MKTASRRRAPSLALGAAGFCASISWQVVLPILSLHLAHIGFSFAEIGIVVGVFSLSMGLVELQAGVIAAAVGRRRQLLGAFAANALCLGVAAIGQARWLVAVALTAVGAARGVLVPPLHATVADSSTPEDRGRAFGTFWLCTSFAALTGPAIGGFVAARTGERTPFVLGALFSLAALPLMAGWPMPGRAANRASFRDFIAFLSTASVARLGVAILLCYSVAGIWTTFLPLYASRQGVSVLFIGWIFAIQGGMYALMQVPTGRLVARDHGRWLMLAAIAGTAGTEFAIPLVRGVPLLLAAGAVYGVAWGIMPVTFAMLMTRRVSADQYTAAMSVYNSAIDLGLFAGPLLGAAVTRWSLTVPFLLALPLGLAAAAIGPGASSQQAGQGMVPDRRGSPPAACR from the coding sequence ATGAAGACCGCATCTCGGCGTCGCGCGCCGAGCCTCGCGCTGGGCGCCGCTGGATTCTGCGCGAGTATCTCCTGGCAGGTCGTGCTCCCCATCCTCTCCCTCCATCTTGCGCACATCGGCTTCAGTTTCGCAGAGATCGGCATCGTGGTCGGCGTGTTCAGCCTGAGCATGGGACTGGTGGAGCTCCAGGCCGGCGTAATCGCCGCCGCGGTCGGACGCCGCCGCCAGTTGCTGGGGGCCTTCGCCGCGAACGCGCTCTGTCTTGGCGTCGCCGCGATCGGCCAGGCCCGCTGGCTCGTCGCCGTCGCCCTCACGGCGGTCGGCGCCGCACGGGGCGTGCTCGTCCCTCCGCTCCACGCCACCGTCGCGGACTCGTCGACGCCGGAAGACCGCGGGCGGGCCTTCGGCACCTTCTGGCTGTGCACGTCGTTCGCCGCGCTCACCGGTCCCGCGATCGGCGGCTTCGTGGCGGCGCGCACCGGCGAGCGCACGCCCTTCGTGCTCGGCGCGCTCTTCAGCCTGGCCGCGCTCCCGCTCATGGCCGGCTGGCCGATGCCCGGGCGCGCCGCGAATCGGGCGTCGTTTCGCGACTTCATCGCGTTTCTGTCAACGGCATCGGTGGCGCGCCTCGGCGTCGCCATTCTGCTCTGCTACAGCGTGGCCGGCATCTGGACGACGTTCCTGCCGCTGTACGCGTCGCGGCAGGGCGTCTCCGTCCTGTTCATCGGCTGGATCTTCGCGATTCAAGGCGGCATGTACGCGCTGATGCAGGTCCCGACCGGCCGGCTCGTCGCGCGGGACCACGGCCGGTGGCTGATGCTCGCCGCCATCGCCGGGACGGCCGGCACCGAATTCGCCATCCCGCTCGTCCGCGGCGTGCCGCTGCTGCTCGCCGCGGGCGCCGTTTACGGAGTGGCCTGGGGGATTATGCCGGTCACGTTCGCCATGCTCATGACGCGGCGCGTATCGGCCGACCAGTACACGGCGGCCATGAGCGTCTATAACAGCGCGATCGACCTGGGCTTGTTCGCCGGCCCGCTCCTGGGCGCGGCGGTGACGCGGTGGAGCCTGACGGTGCCGTTCCTGCTGGCGCTCCCGCTCGGGCTCGCGGCCGCCGCGATAGGCCCGGGGGCGTCGTCCCAGCAGGCCGGCCAAGGAATGGTCCCGGATCGAAGAGGATCGCCGCCAGCCGCTTGCCGTTGA
- a CDS encoding D-glycerate dehydrogenase: MAPSPRIFLTQPIPEGALARLRALAEVEMHDDPLTIAPRDRLLAGVREADVLFCLLHDRIDAEVLTAGGRLRLVACMAIIPANVDLAAATARSIPVTVIPPLVTEATADVNMALLLAVARRIVEGDRLLRSGVFPGSQSMHLVGGTVHGKTLGIVGFGAIGRAVARRGHGFGMRVLYVKRRRLPEPDERALGVEWAPLDDLLRASDFVSVNALLTRETRHLIGARELGLMKPAAYLINTSRGPLVDEAALARALREGRIAGAGLDVYEHEPRVAPDLIGLPNVVLTPHVGSADRDTRERIAGVVVDNIEAWLRGDRPPNVANPEVYAR, translated from the coding sequence ATGGCGCCGTCTCCGCGGATCTTTCTCACGCAGCCGATTCCCGAGGGCGCGCTCGCGCGTCTTCGAGCTCTGGCCGAGGTCGAGATGCACGACGACCCGTTGACGATCGCGCCGCGCGACCGGCTGCTCGCCGGGGTCCGCGAGGCGGACGTTCTGTTCTGTCTCCTCCACGACCGGATCGATGCCGAGGTGCTGACCGCCGGCGGGCGGCTCCGGCTCGTGGCGTGCATGGCCATCATCCCGGCCAACGTCGATCTGGCGGCGGCCACGGCCCGCTCGATCCCGGTGACGGTGATCCCGCCGCTCGTAACCGAAGCCACGGCCGACGTGAACATGGCGCTGCTGCTGGCCGTGGCCAGGCGGATCGTGGAAGGCGACCGGCTGCTCCGCTCCGGCGTCTTTCCGGGCTCCCAGTCGATGCACCTCGTCGGCGGAACCGTGCACGGCAAGACGCTCGGCATCGTGGGGTTTGGCGCGATCGGCCGGGCGGTGGCGCGCCGGGGGCACGGGTTCGGCATGCGGGTGTTGTACGTGAAGCGCCGCCGGCTTCCGGAGCCGGACGAACGCGCGCTCGGCGTCGAGTGGGCGCCGCTCGACGACCTGCTCCGGGCCTCGGATTTCGTCTCCGTGAACGCGCTCCTGACCCGGGAGACGCGCCATCTAATCGGCGCGCGCGAGCTCGGCCTCATGAAGCCGGCCGCGTACTTGATCAACACGTCGCGGGGCCCGCTCGTCGACGAGGCCGCGCTGGCCCGCGCCCTGCGCGAAGGCCGGATCGCCGGGGCCGGCCTCGACGTGTACGAGCACGAGCCGCGGGTCGCGCCGGACCTCATCGGCCTGCCCAACGTTGTGCTCACGCCGCATGTCGGCAGCGCCGACCGCGACACGCGCGAGCGGATCGCCGGCGTGGTCGTCGACAACATCGAGGCGTGGCTGCGCGGGGACCGCCCGCCGAATGTCGCCAATCCCGAAGTCTACGCGCGCTAA
- a CDS encoding 3-oxoacyl-ACP reductase family protein, which yields MSPMTSDGQIALVTGASRGLGRAIALRLARDGAAVCVNYRTRAGKAQAVVDQIRAAGGRAIAVRADIGDPNQVREMVARAAEELGPVSVLVNNAGVGVDVTLEDFDVSRLDEMRRTNVDGLIHATRTVIPSMKERRYGRIVNISSIAGHGTTLPGTTFYAATKAAVSVLTRRFAMKLGPHGITVNAVAPGFILTDMVREDRTEPELRDVVKSVGERSMVRRVGDPEDIAHAVAFLAAPESGFITAQILTVDGGRMDYIGHP from the coding sequence ATGAGCCCCATGACCTCAGACGGGCAGATCGCCTTGGTGACCGGCGCGTCACGCGGATTGGGCAGAGCCATCGCCCTGCGTCTGGCGCGGGACGGGGCGGCCGTGTGCGTGAACTACCGGACCCGGGCCGGCAAGGCGCAGGCGGTCGTGGACCAGATCCGCGCCGCGGGCGGACGGGCGATCGCGGTGCGCGCGGACATCGGCGACCCGAATCAGGTCCGGGAGATGGTGGCCCGAGCCGCGGAGGAGTTGGGGCCGGTCTCCGTCCTCGTGAACAACGCCGGGGTCGGTGTGGACGTCACGCTGGAAGACTTCGACGTGAGCCGTCTCGACGAGATGCGCCGCACCAACGTCGACGGGCTGATCCACGCGACGCGAACCGTGATCCCCTCGATGAAAGAACGCCGCTACGGCCGCATCGTCAACATCAGCTCGATCGCCGGCCACGGGACGACGCTGCCCGGCACCACGTTCTACGCCGCGACCAAGGCCGCGGTGTCGGTCTTGACGCGGCGATTCGCCATGAAGCTCGGACCGCACGGCATCACCGTCAATGCTGTCGCGCCCGGCTTCATCCTCACCGACATGGTCAGAGAGGACCGCACCGAGCCCGAGCTCCGCGACGTCGTGAAGAGCGTCGGCGAGCGCAGCATGGTCCGCCGGGTCGGCGACCCTGAAGACATCGCCCACGCCGTGGCCTTCCTCGCCGCGCCGGAGTCGGGGTTCATCACGGCGCAGATCCTGACGGTGGACGGCGGCCGCATGGACTACATTGGTCACCCGTAA
- a CDS encoding transporter substrate-binding domain-containing protein: MTASQARSALSPSGTLRAGINYGNFLLAHRDGPGGEPRGIAPDLGREIARRLGVPVAFVAFDQAGPLADAATEDVWDIGFLGNEPRRAAEIAFSPAYLEIPVTYLVPAGSPIRTLADVDRAGVRIAVSGESAYDLFLSRTLTHATLVRARGIGASYRLFVDEKLDALAGLRPRLIADAAALRGSRVLDGQVTGVQQSIGTPRARGEAGVSYLREFVEEAKASGLVARLIASHGVRGVTVAPMAPGP; encoded by the coding sequence ATGACGGCGTCCCAAGCCCGCTCCGCGCTCTCGCCGTCCGGTACCCTGCGCGCCGGCATCAACTACGGAAACTTCCTGCTCGCGCACCGTGACGGCCCCGGCGGGGAGCCGCGCGGTATCGCGCCCGACCTGGGGCGGGAGATCGCACGGCGGCTCGGCGTGCCCGTGGCGTTCGTGGCGTTCGACCAGGCCGGCCCCCTCGCCGACGCCGCGACCGAGGACGTGTGGGACATCGGGTTCCTCGGCAACGAGCCGCGGCGCGCCGCCGAGATCGCTTTTAGCCCGGCGTACCTCGAGATCCCCGTGACGTATCTCGTGCCGGCGGGCTCGCCGATCCGGACGCTTGCGGATGTGGACCGCGCAGGGGTCCGGATCGCGGTCTCGGGCGAGAGCGCCTACGACCTCTTTCTCAGTCGCACGCTCACGCACGCGACGCTCGTGCGCGCCCGGGGCATCGGGGCGTCATACCGCCTCTTCGTCGACGAGAAGTTGGACGCGTTGGCGGGCCTGAGGCCTCGGCTGATCGCCGACGCCGCGGCGCTGCGGGGGTCGCGCGTCCTCGACGGCCAGGTGACCGGCGTGCAGCAATCGATCGGGACGCCGCGCGCCCGCGGCGAGGCGGGCGTGAGCTACCTGCGGGAGTTCGTCGAGGAGGCGAAGGCCTCCGGGCTCGTGGCGCGGCTCATCGCGTCCCACGGCGTGCGCGGCGTGACGGTGGCGCCGATGGCGCCGGGGCCGTGA
- a CDS encoding cytochrome b N-terminal domain-containing protein yields MRRFVGWLDERLDVVPLWRAFLDRSVPRGVGWFHVFGSATLFLLTVQIVTGIFLTVYYSPSADHAYQSVRFITQDVPFGEFVRGVHRWSASFLVVIVGLHMLRVFLYGAYKYPREATWITGVVLLLLVLGFSFTGYLLPYDEKAYWATVVGTNIAGAAPFVGGWALRLLRGGTAIGELTLQRFYAFHIWLLPAALLLFVAVHLFMVIRQGIAAPPRRRPLALGPEGQGLPLRERYEREYAMEKRAGHPFYLAVQKDALFALVLFVAIGVLAVAVGSPVETPADPNTTSYVPRPEWYFLDFFQLLWYLKGQWEPLWIFLAVTGVVLLLLLLPFFDRSPERHPLRRPIATACAGLAVVGVLGLTYLGIIAPAPAARTTAVPTPAAAPAAAAAGARQFQVQGCVNCHTIAGVGANVGPDLTHVGARLGRTDIQTTITHGKDGMPAFTTLGPSDLHALLDYLQSLK; encoded by the coding sequence GTGAGGCGGTTCGTAGGGTGGCTTGACGAACGCCTCGACGTCGTTCCCCTGTGGCGCGCGTTCCTGGACCGGTCCGTGCCTCGGGGCGTCGGCTGGTTCCACGTGTTCGGGAGCGCCACCCTGTTCCTGCTCACGGTCCAGATTGTGACCGGCATCTTTCTCACCGTGTACTACTCGCCCTCGGCCGATCACGCGTATCAGAGCGTCCGCTTCATCACCCAGGACGTGCCGTTTGGGGAGTTCGTGCGCGGCGTCCATCGATGGTCCGCGAGCTTCCTGGTGGTCATCGTCGGATTGCACATGCTCCGGGTGTTCCTCTATGGGGCCTACAAGTACCCGCGGGAAGCGACCTGGATCACCGGGGTCGTCTTGCTGCTGTTGGTGCTCGGGTTTTCGTTCACCGGGTATCTCCTGCCCTACGATGAGAAGGCCTACTGGGCCACGGTGGTCGGGACCAACATCGCCGGGGCCGCGCCCTTCGTCGGCGGGTGGGCGTTGCGCCTGCTCCGAGGGGGTACCGCGATCGGGGAACTGACGTTGCAGCGCTTCTACGCGTTTCACATCTGGTTGCTGCCGGCCGCGCTTCTCTTGTTTGTCGCGGTGCACCTCTTCATGGTGATCCGGCAGGGGATCGCCGCGCCGCCCCGACGCCGGCCGCTCGCCCTCGGCCCGGAAGGGCAGGGGCTTCCGCTTCGCGAGCGCTACGAGCGCGAGTACGCGATGGAGAAGCGGGCCGGCCATCCGTTCTACCTGGCGGTCCAGAAGGACGCACTCTTTGCCCTGGTCCTCTTTGTTGCGATCGGCGTGCTGGCGGTGGCCGTCGGCAGCCCGGTCGAGACCCCCGCGGATCCCAATACCACCAGTTACGTCCCGCGCCCCGAATGGTACTTCCTCGACTTCTTTCAGCTGCTCTGGTACCTCAAAGGACAGTGGGAGCCCCTGTGGATCTTTCTCGCGGTAACGGGCGTCGTGCTGCTGCTTCTGCTGCTGCCGTTCTTCGACCGCAGCCCCGAGCGCCATCCTCTGCGCCGTCCGATCGCCACGGCCTGCGCGGGCCTGGCGGTCGTCGGCGTCCTCGGGCTGACCTACCTCGGAATCATCGCTCCCGCGCCGGCCGCCCGCACGACCGCCGTCCCCACCCCCGCGGCCGCGCCGGCGGCGGCCGCCGCCGGCGCCCGGCAGTTCCAGGTCCAGGGATGCGTCAATTGCCACACGATCGCCGGCGTGGGCGCCAATGTCGGTCCGGATCTCACGCACGTCGGCGCGAGGCTCGGCCGGACGGACATCCAGACGACGATCACGCACGGGAAAGACGGCATGCCGGCGTTCACCACGCTCGGCCCGTCCGACCTCCATGCGCTGCTCGATTACCTCCAATCGCTGAAGTAG
- a CDS encoding Rieske 2Fe-2S domain-containing protein gives MNGSPTEETLTRRRAVIRLLGAITGFIGIVLGVPLFVFLFGPTIRGRYAWRWLGRSIAPTLAAREPWVRVGTMDSFPSGTTTLAKVSVPVQDGWIQTDTPIAVYVHPTGPDRASVFDIHCTHMGCAVRWNAAAQRFFCPCHGGVFDASGHAVSGPPPRPLDQYATRVEQGVLYMGHLTPGEA, from the coding sequence ATGAACGGATCCCCAACTGAGGAGACCCTAACCCGGCGCCGTGCCGTCATCCGCCTTCTGGGCGCGATTACCGGCTTCATCGGGATCGTCCTCGGCGTCCCCCTGTTCGTGTTCCTCTTCGGGCCGACGATCCGCGGCCGGTACGCGTGGCGCTGGCTCGGCCGCTCGATCGCTCCGACCCTCGCCGCGCGAGAGCCGTGGGTGCGGGTGGGGACCATGGACTCGTTTCCGTCCGGCACGACAACGCTTGCGAAGGTGAGCGTGCCGGTGCAGGATGGGTGGATCCAGACGGACACCCCCATCGCCGTCTACGTCCATCCGACGGGACCCGACCGGGCCTCCGTCTTCGACATCCACTGCACCCACATGGGGTGCGCCGTGAGATGGAATGCCGCCGCGCAGCGGTTCTTCTGTCCGTGTCACGGCGGCGTCTTCGATGCCTCCGGACACGCCGTCTCCGGTCCTCCGCCGCGGCCGCTGGATCAGTACGCGACCAGGGTCGAGCAGGGGGTCTTGTACATGGGACACCTGACCCCAGGGGAGGCGTGA
- a CDS encoding ABC transporter permease → MKRVESALGALPFLALVAAWWLASHSGRFSAGALPRPESVLGAARTLLSDGTLAADILASLARLALGATVSIVLAVGLGILAGLNRVLGDLLLPLAAFFSAVSGIAWIPLAIMWFGLGTVAVTFVIWNSIFFLVFFNTVLGIRSVPRIMEQAIRTLGGGPRVLILQVFLPGALPYIVAGIRSGLGFGWRALVAAELIAATSGLGFLIFDASHYFRTDEILAGIATIGILWVVMDNVILMPLERRTVKRWGTVVEP, encoded by the coding sequence GTGAAACGGGTCGAGTCCGCCCTGGGCGCGCTGCCGTTCCTCGCGCTGGTGGCGGCGTGGTGGCTGGCGTCGCACTCCGGCCGGTTCAGCGCCGGGGCGCTGCCGCGGCCCGAGAGCGTGCTCGGCGCGGCGCGGACGCTCCTGTCCGACGGAACGCTCGCGGCCGACATCCTGGCCAGTCTCGCCCGGCTCGCGCTGGGCGCCACCGTGAGCATCGTCCTCGCGGTCGGTCTCGGCATCCTGGCCGGACTCAACCGGGTGCTCGGCGATCTGCTCCTTCCGCTTGCCGCGTTCTTCAGCGCGGTGAGCGGCATCGCGTGGATCCCGCTCGCGATCATGTGGTTCGGGCTCGGGACGGTCGCCGTGACCTTCGTGATCTGGAATTCGATCTTCTTTCTCGTCTTCTTCAACACCGTGCTCGGCATCCGGTCGGTGCCGCGGATCATGGAGCAGGCGATCCGGACGCTCGGCGGCGGGCCCCGCGTGCTCATCCTGCAGGTCTTCCTGCCGGGGGCGCTGCCCTACATCGTCGCGGGCATCCGCAGCGGGTTGGGCTTCGGGTGGCGGGCGCTGGTCGCGGCCGAGTTGATCGCGGCGACGAGCGGGCTCGGGTTCCTGATCTTCGATGCGAGCCACTACTTCCGGACCGACGAGATCCTGGCGGGGATCGCCACCATCGGCATCCTGTGGGTCGTCATGGACAACGTGATCCTGATGCCGCTCGAGCGCCGCACCGTGAAGCGCTGGGGCACGGTGGTCGAGCCGTGA
- a CDS encoding ABC transporter permease: MKAKPTAPVLGPVPTGLDVRSTPWWPAALDAARRTVAPFLLLLAVWWAAAIVLHPGPAVLPSPAATARAAGPLLAEGILPDYAAASLKRIAVGGGLAVLLGVPVGLVLGSNRTLAITFTPFLKFFQSLSGIAWLPMVVVWFGFTEKTIQAVILYTAFFPIVFNTMTGLRTVPAHLADALRTMGAGRRRLITDVWLPGALPSIIVGVRLGVAYGWRALIAGEMVAGVGGIGFLLFQSRDFQQTARIIDGMIVIGLLWIFLDAGFLRPLERCTIERWGMVQR, from the coding sequence ATGAAAGCGAAGCCGACTGCGCCGGTGCTCGGGCCGGTACCGACGGGTCTCGACGTACGATCGACGCCGTGGTGGCCCGCGGCGCTCGACGCGGCCCGCCGGACGGTGGCGCCCTTCCTCCTGCTCCTCGCCGTGTGGTGGGCCGCCGCGATCGTCCTGCACCCCGGCCCCGCGGTCCTGCCCTCGCCGGCCGCCACGGCGCGGGCGGCCGGGCCGCTGCTGGCGGAAGGGATCCTGCCGGATTATGCGGCGGCGAGTCTCAAGCGGATCGCGGTCGGCGGAGGACTCGCCGTCCTGCTCGGCGTCCCCGTCGGCCTCGTGCTCGGTTCGAACCGCACGCTCGCCATCACCTTCACGCCCTTCCTGAAATTCTTCCAGTCGCTCTCCGGGATCGCCTGGCTGCCGATGGTGGTCGTGTGGTTCGGGTTCACCGAGAAGACGATCCAGGCGGTCATTCTCTATACCGCCTTCTTTCCGATCGTCTTCAACACCATGACCGGACTCCGGACGGTCCCGGCCCACCTTGCCGACGCCCTCCGCACCATGGGCGCCGGCCGGCGGCGGCTGATCACGGACGTCTGGCTTCCCGGCGCGCTTCCGAGCATCATCGTCGGCGTCCGGCTCGGCGTCGCGTACGGGTGGCGCGCGCTCATCGCGGGCGAGATGGTGGCCGGCGTCGGAGGCATCGGCTTTCTCTTGTTTCAGTCACGGGATTTTCAACAGACCGCCCGCATCATCGACGGCATGATCGTGATCGGGCTCCTCTGGATCTTTCTCGACGCGGGGTTCCTCCGGCCGCTCGAACGCTGTACCATCGAGCGCTGGGGGATGGTGCAGCGGTGA